From one Candidatus Neomarinimicrobiota bacterium genomic stretch:
- a CDS encoding NADH-quinone oxidoreductase subunit M gives MTGLLSLHLLIPFAGVIILLALPKNDNTLLKVTAMLFSVATLIASIVMFFRFEIGPSGMQFVEQTAWIPAWGISYKVGIDGISLFLIMITTLLTPIALLSSWNSITQSLKGFLISMLTLEIGIIGVFVSLDLFLFYVFWEVMLIPMYFLIGIWGGENRIYAAVKFIIYTMFGSLLMLVGIFVLYHISGDQLGKPTTDLLMLYQLDIPYNLQFWLFLAFALSFAIKVPLFPFHTWLPDAHVEAPTAASVILAGVLLKMGGYGLLRFCLPLFPDATIDMVPYILTLAVFGGIIYGALVAMVQPDMKKLVAYSSVSHMGFVVLGIFVLNQQGVQGAILHMINHGLSTGALFILVGFIYERRHSRLISDYGGMAKVMPFYAAAFLIVVLSSLGLPGLNGFVGEFLILVGAFKYSIFFTVFAATGVILAAVYLLWMYQRVMFGKVTSEKNSTLSDLSSREKWVIVPMIVLIVILGVYPKPVLERIEPSVTRLLSIVQKNGNGNNLEISPDVTPVSPERN, from the coding sequence ATGACCGGTTTACTCTCATTACATCTTCTGATACCCTTTGCAGGCGTAATTATCCTCTTAGCGCTTCCCAAGAACGATAATACGCTTCTGAAAGTTACAGCGATGCTGTTTTCGGTCGCCACGCTAATTGCCTCCATAGTCATGTTTTTCCGATTCGAGATAGGTCCGTCCGGAATGCAGTTTGTTGAACAGACGGCGTGGATTCCGGCATGGGGCATATCCTACAAAGTAGGTATCGATGGGATAAGCTTGTTTCTGATAATGATAACCACTCTGCTCACTCCTATAGCGCTTCTTTCTTCATGGAACTCGATCACACAGAGTCTTAAGGGTTTTTTAATAAGCATGCTCACCCTTGAAATAGGTATTATCGGTGTGTTTGTATCACTGGATTTATTTCTTTTTTACGTTTTTTGGGAGGTGATGCTGATACCGATGTATTTCCTCATCGGCATCTGGGGAGGCGAAAATAGAATATATGCGGCTGTTAAGTTCATAATTTACACTATGTTCGGCAGCCTGCTAATGCTCGTGGGGATATTTGTATTATATCATATAAGCGGCGACCAACTCGGCAAGCCGACTACCGACCTCCTGATGTTGTACCAATTGGACATTCCGTATAATCTCCAGTTCTGGCTCTTCCTCGCCTTTGCTTTATCGTTCGCCATTAAGGTGCCGCTCTTCCCGTTTCATACATGGCTGCCGGATGCCCACGTTGAAGCGCCGACAGCCGCGAGCGTAATACTTGCGGGTGTACTTCTGAAGATGGGAGGATACGGACTGCTGAGATTTTGTCTTCCTCTGTTTCCGGATGCGACGATAGATATGGTACCCTACATCCTGACATTAGCGGTTTTCGGCGGCATAATATACGGGGCGCTGGTCGCTATGGTCCAGCCGGACATGAAGAAGCTCGTTGCGTATTCGAGCGTGTCGCACATGGGATTCGTCGTTCTGGGGATATTTGTCCTGAACCAGCAGGGAGTTCAGGGGGCGATATTGCATATGATCAATCACGGATTGAGCACCGGAGCGCTTTTTATCCTCGTAGGATTTATTTATGAGCGGCGGCACTCCCGTCTGATCTCCGACTATGGCGGAATGGCGAAAGTGATGCCGTTTTACGCCGCTGCATTTTTAATTGTGGTTCTAAGCAGTCTCGGACTTCCCGGATTGAACGGGTTTGTAGGAGAATTTCTGATATTGGTTGGGGCATTCAAATATAGCATTTTTTTCACGGTGTTTGCCGCTACAGGTGTGATACTGGCTGCCGTTTATCTATTATGGATGTATCAGCGGGTTATGTTCGGAAAGGTGACGAGCGAAAAGAACTCGACGTTATCGGATCTTAGCTCGAGGGAGAAATGGGTGATAGTTCCAATGATAGTGCTGATTGTCATTCTCGGAGTCTATCCAAAACCCGTCCTTGAGAGAATCGAACCCTCTGTAACAAGGTTGTTGAGCATCGTCCAGAAAAATGGTAACGGGAATAATTTGGAGATCTCACCTGACGTAACTCCGGTCAGCCCCGAGAGAAATTAA
- the cobO gene encoding cob(I)yrinic acid a,c-diamide adenosyltransferase, which produces MKAPDRDKRNGILACYTGEGKGKTTAAFGTILRAVGYGWKICVIQFVKGSWKYGEMEGIKQLEPKVEFHRKGLGFYKIVDDKLPEEEHKNAAAEALEFSRKKITSNDFDMVILDEFNVAIQTGLIAVDDAIELLKQRPPWLHLIVTGRGAPDELIEICDLVTEMKEIKHPYQSGTLAQKGFDY; this is translated from the coding sequence ATGAAAGCGCCTGATAGAGATAAACGTAATGGAATCTTAGCCTGCTATACCGGTGAGGGAAAGGGAAAAACCACAGCGGCTTTCGGTACGATACTGCGTGCCGTCGGATACGGTTGGAAAATCTGCGTCATTCAATTTGTTAAAGGTTCATGGAAATACGGAGAGATGGAAGGAATAAAACAGCTCGAACCGAAGGTTGAATTTCACCGTAAGGGATTAGGTTTTTACAAAATAGTGGACGATAAACTACCGGAAGAGGAACATAAGAATGCGGCAGCGGAGGCGCTTGAATTTTCACGCAAGAAAATAACCTCAAACGACTTCGATATGGTAATACTCGATGAGTTCAACGTTGCGATTCAGACCGGACTGATAGCGGTAGATGACGCTATCGAGTTATTAAAGCAGAGACCGCCTTGGCTGCATCTGATAGTTACGGGCAGGGGCGCGCCCGATGAGCTGATAGAAATTTGCGACCTGGTAACGGAGATGAAAGAAATTAAACATCCTTACCAATCGGGAACCCTCGCCCAAAAGGGGTTTGATTACTAA
- the nuoL gene encoding NADH-quinone oxidoreductase subunit L encodes MTDLVWWIPLFPLIGFLLNGLYGKRLGVRGVGIVGSAVIFLSFVTSVVLLVKYLNLHQEGAEFHALLFTWIPVGDLQLSFSYQIDSLSLLMAVMVTGVAFLIHVYSIGYMSGDKGFARFFAYMNLFTFMMLNLVLADNYVLMFLGWEGVGLCSYLLIGFWYEDEANASAGKKAFIVNRIGDFGFLIGILLLFTTFGSFTFSEIFSQLGGYETGDGVITAITLLLFMGAVGKSAQIPLYVWLPDAMAGPTPVSALIHAATMVTAGVYMVARSSFLYVLAPASMTLIAVVGALTAIYAASIALTQNDIKKVLAYSTISQLGYMFLALGVGAFTAGMFHLLTHAFFKGLMFLAAGSVMHALSNEQNMNHMGGLRKEIPKTYITFLAGALALSGIPGLSGFFSKDEILWQAYSSPAGGFWLWIIGAAAAGLTAFYIFRLIFLTFFGESRWKEGTHPHESPGVMTIPLMILALLSVAGGYIGVPALLGGSNKLHHFLEANLAQLPSAGGVAHSTMEEYILMAVSVLIAVAGITIAYIFYVKSPELPRKLAGKFQRIYKLLNNKYYVDELYDFLFVRTTVKVARWLWRSFDVIVIDGLVNSSGKLLIIGGRYLRKTQSGLVQNYALSIFIGGLLMIGYFILR; translated from the coding sequence ATCACTGATTTAGTGTGGTGGATACCTCTGTTCCCGCTTATCGGGTTCCTGCTGAACGGCTTATACGGAAAGCGATTGGGAGTTAGAGGAGTCGGGATTGTGGGCTCAGCCGTTATATTCTTATCATTCGTCACTTCGGTCGTTTTACTCGTCAAGTACTTGAATCTACACCAGGAGGGCGCGGAGTTTCATGCCCTGCTCTTCACATGGATTCCCGTTGGTGATTTGCAATTGAGCTTCAGCTATCAGATAGATTCGCTTTCTCTATTAATGGCGGTTATGGTCACCGGAGTGGCATTTCTCATTCACGTATATTCTATCGGATACATGAGCGGCGACAAGGGTTTTGCGAGATTTTTTGCGTATATGAACCTCTTTACGTTCATGATGCTCAACCTTGTTTTAGCGGATAATTACGTCTTGATGTTTCTCGGATGGGAGGGTGTGGGTCTCTGTTCATATTTGTTGATAGGATTCTGGTATGAGGATGAGGCGAACGCAAGCGCCGGGAAAAAGGCGTTCATCGTCAACAGGATAGGGGATTTCGGTTTTCTGATAGGAATTCTGCTTCTGTTCACCACCTTCGGTAGTTTCACGTTCAGCGAGATCTTTTCTCAGCTGGGGGGTTATGAGACAGGCGACGGGGTTATCACTGCGATAACGCTTTTGTTGTTCATGGGTGCGGTGGGTAAATCAGCGCAGATACCGTTGTACGTCTGGCTGCCCGACGCTATGGCAGGTCCGACTCCGGTGAGCGCGCTCATTCATGCAGCAACGATGGTTACTGCCGGCGTTTACATGGTGGCGCGCAGTAGTTTTCTCTATGTATTAGCTCCGGCGTCAATGACTCTGATCGCCGTTGTCGGCGCGCTCACCGCAATCTATGCCGCTTCCATCGCTCTCACGCAAAATGACATAAAAAAGGTTCTTGCGTATTCAACTATCAGCCAGCTCGGCTACATGTTTTTAGCATTAGGAGTGGGCGCGTTCACTGCGGGAATGTTCCATCTGCTTACTCATGCTTTTTTCAAGGGTCTGATGTTTCTCGCCGCCGGCTCCGTCATGCATGCTCTCTCGAACGAACAGAACATGAACCATATGGGCGGATTGAGGAAGGAGATTCCGAAAACGTACATCACTTTTTTAGCAGGAGCGCTCGCCCTTTCGGGAATTCCCGGGTTGTCCGGTTTTTTCAGCAAGGACGAGATATTGTGGCAGGCGTACAGCTCCCCTGCCGGCGGCTTCTGGCTCTGGATAATCGGCGCTGCGGCTGCGGGGTTGACGGCGTTTTATATCTTCCGGTTGATATTCCTTACATTTTTCGGCGAGTCGAGATGGAAAGAGGGAACGCACCCGCATGAATCTCCGGGTGTCATGACCATCCCTCTCATGATCTTAGCGCTGTTATCGGTTGCGGGCGGTTACATCGGTGTGCCCGCTCTGCTCGGTGGCAGTAACAAACTTCACCATTTTTTGGAGGCGAATCTCGCTCAGCTGCCGTCGGCAGGCGGTGTCGCACACAGCACGATGGAAGAGTATATCCTCATGGCGGTCTCGGTGCTGATCGCTGTTGCGGGAATAACTATAGCCTACATCTTTTACGTAAAAAGCCCGGAGCTTCCCCGGAAGTTGGCGGGTAAATTCCAGCGTATCTACAAATTGCTGAATAATAAGTATTACGTGGATGAGCTGTACGATTTTCTGTTCGTGCGCACAACCGTAAAAGTTGCTCGGTGGCTCTGGAGAAGCTTTGACGTGATCGTGATTGACGGGTTAGTTAACTCGTCAGGCAAATTACTGATTATCGGCGGCAGGTATCTAAGGAAAACTCAATCGGGGCTCGTTCAGAACTATGCGCTGTCAATATTTATAGGCGGGCTACTAATGATAGGTTACTTCATATTAAGGTAG
- a CDS encoding sodium:proton antiporter encodes MPVLSFASSGGEHAELGSSLPLWSMIPFVGILLSIALFPLLVPHFWHEHFPKIAAMWAFLFAVPFLYVYEGDALYEISHIYLIDYIPFIILLWGLYVASGGILIRGKLQGSPAVNTVILIVGTLIASWIGTTGASMLLIRPLLRANSWRKHQVHLVIFFIFLVSNVGGSLTPLGDPPLFLGFLHSVPFFWTLKLLPHMMFVVVILLLIFYLFDSYYYKKEKKPEEVSTSPEPLRVEGLINFLFLGGIILAVLQSGLWKGTSFTVSGVHLEAQNLLRDGMIVLMGLLSIKFTSAKIRGDNEFSWFPIKEVAYLFAGIFMTIIPALLILKAGANGNLAWLIESVKTPRDFFWVTGILSSFLDNAPTYLTFFNTALGNFFAGIPEATAVGLLIAEKEIYLKAISTGAVFMGALSYIGNAPNFMVRSIAEESGIPMPSFFGYMFKYSILILMPIFILVSLIFF; translated from the coding sequence ATGCCGGTTTTATCTTTTGCATCAAGCGGGGGAGAGCACGCCGAACTGGGAAGTTCACTTCCGCTCTGGAGCATGATTCCCTTTGTAGGTATCCTGCTTTCAATTGCGCTATTTCCGCTTCTCGTTCCCCACTTCTGGCATGAACATTTTCCGAAGATTGCCGCGATGTGGGCGTTCCTTTTTGCCGTTCCGTTCCTTTACGTCTACGAAGGAGATGCGCTCTACGAAATATCTCACATTTATCTGATAGATTATATACCGTTTATAATCTTGCTGTGGGGGTTATACGTCGCATCAGGAGGCATACTCATTCGCGGGAAGCTTCAGGGTTCACCGGCGGTAAACACCGTCATCCTGATAGTCGGTACTCTGATAGCGTCATGGATCGGAACAACCGGAGCATCTATGCTTCTAATCCGACCTTTGCTTCGGGCGAACAGCTGGAGAAAACACCAGGTGCATCTCGTGATCTTTTTTATCTTTCTCGTCAGCAACGTCGGAGGTTCACTGACTCCGCTCGGCGATCCGCCGTTGTTTTTGGGATTCCTTCACTCAGTACCGTTTTTCTGGACGCTTAAATTATTACCGCATATGATGTTTGTGGTCGTGATCCTGCTTCTGATATTTTATCTGTTCGACTCATACTACTACAAGAAGGAGAAAAAACCGGAAGAGGTATCGACTTCCCCCGAGCCGCTGCGAGTCGAAGGGCTGATAAACTTTTTATTCTTAGGCGGAATAATACTCGCCGTACTTCAAAGCGGGTTGTGGAAAGGTACGTCTTTCACCGTCAGTGGAGTGCACTTGGAAGCGCAGAACCTGTTGAGAGACGGTATGATCGTTCTGATGGGCTTACTCTCAATAAAGTTTACTTCCGCTAAGATTCGCGGAGATAATGAGTTCAGTTGGTTTCCGATCAAGGAAGTGGCTTACCTGTTCGCCGGGATATTTATGACTATAATCCCGGCTCTTTTGATATTGAAAGCGGGTGCAAACGGCAATCTCGCCTGGCTGATAGAATCGGTAAAGACGCCGCGGGATTTCTTCTGGGTGACGGGAATATTGTCGAGTTTCCTTGACAACGCTCCCACATATCTGACGTTTTTCAATACGGCGCTCGGAAACTTTTTTGCGGGAATACCGGAAGCCACCGCCGTCGGGCTACTGATAGCAGAAAAGGAAATCTATCTCAAGGCGATATCGACAGGAGCCGTATTTATGGGCGCACTCAGCTATATAGGAAACGCTCCCAATTTTATGGTCAGGTCTATCGCAGAAGAATCAGGCATCCCGATGCCGAGTTTTTTCGGTTATATGTTTAAATATTCGATTTTGATTTTAATGCCTATTTTTATTCTTGTATCACTGATATTTTTTTAG
- a CDS encoding molybdopterin molybdotransferase MoeA, whose translation MREFKSLMPFHKALDLALESSIPTEKTEEVDLESALGRILAKEVTSPMNVPGYTRAAMDGYALNSDDTSAASEELKVSLRITGEIFAGDTSKIVVTTGESVKIATGGMLPEGADAVIPFEVVEEQAGSIILNKPVERGASLGLAGEDIKEGEVVLNEGVILHSAHLGAAASIGIGTLECYRKPKVAIAVSGDEIAEVGKELGEGQVYDTNSYTLSAIVDKGGGEAVKLPIVRDSVESIENSINSSDADIIAFTGGSSVGERDLIVDAVRNLGEVIFHGITVKPGKPTLLGRVNGKLILGMPGYPTSCLTVAAVILAPMLRKISRIDGELHSTTIEAELGETLISKKELHQIVTVRIDKGTAIPVFKSSSVITSMSKADGYVELPHGITEIRQGEKVKVTLL comes from the coding sequence ATGCGCGAGTTTAAAAGCCTGATGCCCTTTCATAAAGCGTTGGATCTCGCTTTGGAGTCCTCTATACCTACTGAAAAAACTGAAGAAGTTGATCTTGAAAGCGCACTCGGAAGGATTCTTGCAAAGGAAGTGACATCTCCTATGAACGTACCGGGATACACGCGAGCCGCTATGGACGGATACGCCCTCAACTCAGATGATACATCGGCTGCCTCCGAAGAATTGAAAGTGTCGTTACGGATCACAGGAGAAATTTTTGCGGGTGATACCTCGAAAATCGTAGTGACCACAGGGGAATCTGTGAAGATCGCCACAGGTGGAATGCTACCCGAGGGAGCAGATGCGGTTATTCCGTTCGAGGTAGTGGAAGAACAGGCAGGCTCAATAATCTTGAATAAACCGGTCGAACGGGGCGCATCACTCGGGCTTGCCGGAGAGGATATAAAAGAAGGAGAAGTTGTTTTAAACGAAGGCGTAATCTTGCACAGCGCTCATCTTGGCGCTGCGGCTTCGATTGGGATCGGGACTCTCGAATGCTACCGGAAACCGAAAGTGGCGATAGCCGTAAGCGGTGACGAAATTGCTGAAGTGGGGAAGGAGTTGGGAGAAGGACAGGTTTACGATACAAATTCTTATACTCTTTCCGCGATTGTGGACAAAGGGGGTGGAGAGGCAGTGAAGCTGCCGATCGTCCGGGACAGCGTCGAGAGCATCGAGAACTCTATCAACTCTTCCGATGCCGATATTATCGCATTCACCGGCGGGTCAAGCGTCGGTGAAAGAGACCTGATAGTGGATGCGGTTCGTAATTTAGGCGAAGTTATATTTCACGGCATCACGGTAAAGCCGGGAAAACCGACTCTTCTTGGAAGAGTAAACGGAAAACTGATACTCGGAATGCCCGGCTATCCTACGTCGTGTCTGACTGTCGCGGCTGTAATCTTAGCGCCCATGTTAAGGAAGATATCGCGAATTGACGGAGAACTGCACAGCACCACTATCGAAGCGGAGTTAGGCGAAACACTGATCTCCAAAAAAGAGTTACATCAAATCGTAACTGTCAGGATTGACAAGGGAACTGCTATTCCGGTCTTCAAAAGTTCGTCGGTAATAACGAGCATGTCAAAAGCCGACGGTTACGTCGAATTGCCGCACGGCATAACAGAAATAAGGCAGGGGGAGAAAGTAAAGGTAACGCTCCTTTGA
- a CDS encoding FAD-binding oxidoreductase — protein MSRAAFTENEKVASDLRSIVEGDVLSSDISRQLYSTAACIYELTPLVIVIPRNEEDVRKVASYSAQTGVPITARGAGSGLAGAALGTGIILDFTKYMNRILSIDGDVATVQPGLIYGNLNKALRERNLHFAPDPSSGDFCSIGGMLGTNAAGPHTLTYGATKDWIESLKVVTAGGNVINSTETNVAELAGLDEPDSKYFKEVYTLLNDSKDLINSSAPNVNKNSSGYNVYEVLKDGSIDLSKLIVGSEGTLGMITEAKLKLTRLPDFKGFALVSCSTLEDAGESVNRLMEQSPAALDMIDDKLVELSLKANPQLADIIHPEAKFILFAEFFGESDEEVRTQLDDAESVVSGRGKPALSVKPSVESQEMERLWSMRKAAVGILNKIKGSQKPVPFVEDGTVHYSQVGDYLKKITEIFQSEGVAGTAFGHAGNGNLHIRPMLDLRDKAD, from the coding sequence TTGAGCCGGGCGGCATTCACGGAAAACGAGAAGGTAGCCAGCGACCTGCGCTCTATAGTCGAAGGCGACGTCTTATCGAGCGACATTTCCCGGCAGCTCTACAGTACCGCGGCGTGCATCTATGAGCTAACTCCGTTAGTTATAGTGATTCCACGCAACGAGGAAGATGTGCGTAAGGTGGCTTCTTATTCAGCTCAGACCGGAGTACCGATAACCGCGCGGGGAGCGGGTTCAGGTCTCGCAGGTGCCGCGCTCGGGACAGGTATCATACTCGACTTTACCAAGTATATGAATAGAATTTTGAGCATTGATGGAGATGTGGCTACCGTCCAACCCGGACTTATCTACGGAAATCTGAATAAGGCGCTGCGTGAAAGGAATCTTCATTTTGCGCCTGATCCCTCAAGCGGCGACTTCTGTTCTATCGGTGGTATGCTGGGAACGAACGCCGCAGGTCCGCATACCTTGACTTACGGAGCAACAAAGGATTGGATTGAGTCGCTTAAGGTGGTCACCGCGGGAGGGAATGTGATTAATTCGACTGAGACTAATGTTGCAGAGCTCGCCGGATTGGACGAACCGGATTCAAAATATTTTAAAGAAGTTTATACTCTCCTTAATGATAGTAAAGACCTGATAAATTCCTCAGCGCCCAACGTGAATAAGAACTCCTCCGGTTATAACGTTTATGAAGTATTAAAAGACGGAAGCATCGATCTGAGTAAACTGATAGTCGGTTCGGAGGGGACGCTCGGAATGATCACAGAAGCGAAATTAAAGCTGACTCGGCTGCCCGATTTTAAGGGTTTTGCGCTTGTGTCATGCTCTACTCTTGAAGATGCCGGAGAGTCTGTGAACAGACTCATGGAACAGTCACCCGCCGCACTCGACATGATAGACGACAAGCTCGTAGAGCTTTCGCTAAAAGCAAATCCCCAATTAGCGGACATAATTCACCCGGAGGCAAAATTTATTCTATTCGCTGAGTTTTTCGGCGAATCCGATGAGGAAGTCCGTACTCAACTTGACGATGCGGAGTCGGTTGTTTCCGGCAGAGGAAAGCCTGCATTATCGGTAAAACCTTCGGTTGAAAGTCAGGAAATGGAGCGACTCTGGTCGATGCGGAAAGCGGCGGTGGGAATTCTGAACAAGATCAAGGGCAGCCAAAAACCGGTTCCTTTCGTTGAAGACGGCACGGTGCATTACTCTCAGGTAGGTGATTATCTGAAGAAGATAACGGAGATATTCCAATCGGAAGGAGTCGCCGGCACGGCGTTCGGTCATGCGGGCAATGGGAATCTTCATATCCGTCCGATGCTCGATTTAAGAGATAAGGCTGACG
- a CDS encoding NADH-quinone oxidoreductase subunit N, with protein MIEFQLNPSDFEVILPEIVLAVGGILMLFMEIYLKERKAIHQWTAFAFFALAFYLVISMGGGASDGFGGMVRSDLFSQFIAGTVLIGGALTVVLGKEYLVNREWHRGEYYSLLLFASVGMLFMAKGVDLIIIFLGLELLSISLYILVGFFRERLFSNEAALKYLLLGAFSSGFLLYGIAFIYGSYGTTNLIEIRAAGSPSGLPFLLVGMSLLLVGIGFKVAIVPFHMWSPDVYQGAPTPVTGFMATTTKAAAFAAMLRIVIYGFPLDEIDWTPLFWILTVLTMTVGNVLAMQQNNLKRMLAYSSIAHAGYIMVGITAASVSATGGTLFYLLGYLFMNIGAFTVVQLIEGKGETRLEFEDYSGMAKRNPVIALTMALFMFALAGFPLTAGFTGKFYLFYSAVNEGFIWLIIIAVLNSLASVYYYLRVIIHMYMKEGERDVEPVVVSFSVRAALGICALGLVYLGVIPGRFIEIAKNAVTTLF; from the coding sequence TTGATTGAATTTCAGCTGAATCCGTCCGATTTTGAAGTTATCCTTCCCGAGATAGTGCTCGCCGTGGGAGGTATACTGATGCTGTTCATGGAGATCTACCTTAAAGAACGCAAGGCTATCCACCAATGGACGGCGTTCGCCTTTTTTGCGCTCGCATTTTATTTAGTGATAAGCATGGGAGGTGGAGCTTCAGATGGTTTCGGGGGAATGGTACGATCAGATTTGTTCAGTCAATTCATCGCGGGGACTGTATTGATCGGAGGCGCACTGACGGTCGTTCTGGGGAAAGAATATTTAGTCAACAGGGAGTGGCACAGGGGAGAATATTATTCACTTCTCCTGTTTGCTTCGGTGGGAATGCTCTTTATGGCGAAGGGAGTTGATTTGATCATCATCTTTCTCGGATTGGAGCTTCTTTCGATCTCATTATATATTCTTGTGGGTTTTTTCAGGGAACGGCTCTTCTCGAACGAAGCGGCGCTCAAGTACCTTCTGCTCGGCGCGTTCTCATCGGGATTTCTGCTTTACGGAATTGCCTTCATATACGGATCGTACGGGACAACGAATCTGATTGAAATAAGAGCAGCGGGTTCACCTTCAGGTCTTCCATTTTTATTGGTCGGTATGAGTCTTCTACTCGTGGGCATCGGATTTAAAGTGGCGATCGTTCCGTTTCATATGTGGTCGCCTGACGTATATCAGGGCGCGCCCACTCCTGTAACGGGATTTATGGCAACAACGACAAAAGCAGCGGCGTTTGCGGCGATGCTCCGAATAGTGATATATGGATTTCCGCTTGACGAAATAGACTGGACCCCGCTGTTCTGGATTTTGACCGTGTTAACAATGACAGTTGGAAACGTGCTGGCGATGCAACAAAATAACCTGAAGCGGATGCTCGCCTACTCTTCGATAGCGCACGCCGGTTACATAATGGTGGGAATCACCGCAGCTTCGGTTTCGGCAACCGGAGGAACGTTGTTTTATCTGCTGGGTTATCTTTTTATGAATATCGGCGCTTTCACCGTAGTACAACTCATTGAGGGAAAAGGGGAAACCCGGCTGGAGTTCGAAGATTACTCCGGGATGGCGAAAAGGAATCCTGTAATCGCTCTGACTATGGCTCTCTTCATGTTCGCACTCGCGGGATTCCCGCTGACAGCCGGGTTTACCGGTAAATTTTATCTGTTCTACTCTGCCGTGAATGAAGGTTTTATCTGGCTGATTATCATCGCCGTACTTAACAGCCTCGCTTCCGTTTATTACTATCTGAGGGTCATAATACATATGTATATGAAAGAAGGGGAGAGAGATGTTGAACCGGTGGTTGTAAGTTTCAGTGTTCGGGCTGCATTGGGAATTTGCGCTTTAGGGTTAGTCTATCTCGGCGTTATCCCGGGTCGGTTCATAGAAATAGCGAAGAATGCGGTTACAACCCTCTTTTGA
- a CDS encoding molybdenum cofactor biosynthesis protein MoaB has translation MTAYKHHEQKGPESLNCAVLTISDTRTEETDDGGKFIAEALNAAGHKVQERRIIRDEAEEIKKLVSEFAGTGELHLIITTGGTGIASRDNTIQTLKPLMDKTMEGFGELFRSLSYEEIGSRAMLSRAAGGVVGNTLIFCLPGSLNAVKLGMEKLILPDLGHLVWEVTR, from the coding sequence ATGACTGCCTATAAGCATCACGAACAGAAGGGTCCCGAATCACTAAACTGTGCTGTTTTAACAATATCGGATACGCGAACCGAAGAAACGGACGACGGGGGTAAGTTCATAGCTGAGGCGCTCAATGCGGCGGGACATAAAGTGCAGGAGCGGCGGATAATCAGAGACGAGGCTGAGGAGATAAAAAAACTCGTATCGGAATTCGCGGGTACCGGAGAATTACATTTGATCATCACTACCGGAGGCACGGGAATAGCTTCCCGTGACAACACGATCCAGACGCTGAAGCCGTTGATGGACAAGACGATGGAGGGGTTCGGGGAACTGTTCAGGAGTCTGAGCTATGAAGAGATCGGCTCCCGGGCGATGCTCAGCCGGGCGGCTGGAGGGGTCGTCGGGAATACGCTTATTTTTTGTCTTCCCGGATCGCTGAATGCGGTAAAGCTCGGCATGGAAAAACTGATCCTCCCCGACCTCGGACATCTCGTCTGGGAAGTGACCCGCTGA
- a CDS encoding NADH-quinone oxidoreductase subunit J → MTTTLFFILAFLAVASALMVVISRNPIYSALFLVVTLFCLAGIFLLLEAYFLAVVQIIVYAGAIMVLFLFVIMLLNLEREAKFLSISNPRILLISFLSMTFAGMMATLISDSVSFFQNGAESVGELGGTKSIGLSLFTDYLLPFEIASLLLLVALVGAVLLAKRTLR, encoded by the coding sequence ATGACAACGACGTTGTTCTTCATATTGGCTTTTCTGGCGGTAGCTTCGGCGCTGATGGTAGTAATCAGCCGGAATCCTATTTACAGCGCTCTTTTTCTTGTTGTTACGCTCTTTTGTCTCGCAGGAATTTTCCTGCTGCTCGAAGCATACTTCCTCGCCGTTGTACAGATCATAGTTTATGCAGGAGCCATAATGGTTCTGTTCTTATTCGTCATCATGCTGTTGAACCTCGAACGCGAGGCGAAGTTTCTATCAATTTCCAATCCCCGAATATTACTGATCTCGTTTCTGTCGATGACCTTTGCCGGGATGATGGCTACGCTCATTTCCGACTCGGTGAGTTTCTTTCAAAACGGCGCTGAAAGCGTCGGAGAGCTTGGAGGGACGAAAAGTATCGGTTTATCGTTGTTCACAGACTATTTGCTGCCGTTCGAGATAGCGTCACTACTGCTGCTTGTAGCGCTTGTCGGAGCCGTGCTTTTGGCTAAAAGGACTTTACGCTGA
- the nuoK gene encoding NADH-quinone oxidoreductase subunit NuoK: protein MIPLEYSLVLGALLFSIGVVGVLVRRNVIVVFMSIELMLNAVNLTLIAFSRYLNNVDGQLIVFFVMTLAAAEVAVGLAIIVAVYRNKESINIDEMNLLKW, encoded by the coding sequence ATGATACCGTTAGAATATTCGTTAGTGTTGGGTGCGCTCCTGTTTTCTATCGGCGTGGTCGGTGTGCTTGTGAGAAGAAATGTTATAGTGGTATTCATGTCGATCGAGTTGATGCTCAACGCTGTTAATTTGACGCTGATAGCATTTTCGAGATATCTGAATAACGTCGACGGACAGTTGATCGTTTTCTTCGTTATGACGCTCGCAGCCGCCGAAGTAGCCGTCGGATTGGCGATAATAGTAGCGGTGTACAGGAACAAGGAATCGATAAATATCGACGAGATGAATTTACTGAAATGGTAG